Genomic DNA from Roseburia intestinalis L1-82:
AGTTATATTTAGACCGTCAGGCAATGGATGTTATCGTTTATGTTCTAATTTATAAAAAAACGGAATACAAATAGAAGAAAACAAAAACAGAGATGAGAGATTGCCTATGGCAGGAATGAAACGGTTTATTGCATATATATATGGGTATGAAAATGCAAAAAAGGCAGGCAATACGGGATTTGCCAGGATCGAGCTGCGGGGAGAAGAGTGCAGGCTTGAAATCCATCTGCGTAGTGTCTATGCTGCGCAGACGCACTGCAGGGTTTATCTGTTTCGCAAACAGGGTAATCAGATGGAGGGAAGTCTGATCGGAGAAATTGACGTCCGCAATGGTGCTGGAGATTTTGCCACAGCAATGAAAATAATGCATATACCGACATCATCACTCAGTTTTTTTGAGATGGACGGGATTTTTTTGTGCAGCGAAGATGGACGTATTTTCATGAGCCGCTGGACGGAGGGGGAGCCGCTTACCGTGGATATGGAGCACTTTGGGGAGTGGAGAGAAAGCCAGCCAGAGGAACCGCCGGTGGAAGAAGAGTTGTATACAAAAGAAGACCTGCATAAAAGAGAAGATATGCATGCAAGAGAAGATATGCATGCAAGAGAAGATATGCATGCAAGAGAAGATGTGCATAAAACGGAAAATATCATATCAGAAACAGAAAACAAGCCTGTGTCAGGTAAAACACCTGTGCCGGACAGTATGAAAAGGCAACAGAAAAACAGAAAACAGACCACCCAGCCGGCACAGAAATATGACAGTGAGCTCGCTGCGACAGAACTCCCCGCGCGCAATTTCTTTCCACAGTACCAGTGGACGGACATCTGGGAGCAGTTTTTAAAAAATCATCCGGCAAGCATGCCATTTTCGGAAAAAAATATTACCTGTATTAAAATTGAATTAAAGGATCTACGGGAGCTGCCGAGAAAATACTGGTATCTCGGAAATAACAGTTTTCTGTTACATGGATTTTTTAATTACCGGTATCTGGTGATTGGAAAAATAGAAGAAGATACACAAAACAGATGGTTTTTAGGGGTGCCTGGCATTTATCAGAATCAGGAGCGTGTCATGGCGATCATCTTTGGATTCCCGGAATTTATGCCGGAGCAGGTTGAAAACCGGTTTGGCTGCTGGTATCGTTTTTTTGAGGAATAACTGTCTGACAAAATGGAGACGTTTTTGACAGGGGCTGTGCATAAAAAATGCAGCTGTTAATTGTCGGTGGAAGGGTTGAGATACGCGTAGCGCAGATGATCTGCCCATCGGTTCTGGATAAAAAAACAGCCGCGTTCTACACCTTCATACTGAAAACCGAGCGATTCCAAAAGGTAGATGGAGGGCTTGTTTTCCGGCATAACACGTGCGAATACACGATGAAGATGAAGGTCGTAAAAGGCAAGTGACATGACTTTTTTAATCGCTTCTGAGGC
This window encodes:
- a CDS encoding DUF6128 domain-containing protein, with translation MAGMKRFIAYIYGYENAKKAGNTGFARIELRGEECRLEIHLRSVYAAQTHCRVYLFRKQGNQMEGSLIGEIDVRNGAGDFATAMKIMHIPTSSLSFFEMDGIFLCSEDGRIFMSRWTEGEPLTVDMEHFGEWRESQPEEPPVEEELYTKEDLHKREDMHAREDMHAREDMHAREDVHKTENIISETENKPVSGKTPVPDSMKRQQKNRKQTTQPAQKYDSELAATELPARNFFPQYQWTDIWEQFLKNHPASMPFSEKNITCIKIELKDLRELPRKYWYLGNNSFLLHGFFNYRYLVIGKIEEDTQNRWFLGVPGIYQNQERVMAIIFGFPEFMPEQVENRFGCWYRFFEE